The Streptomyces sp. NBC_01268 genome window below encodes:
- a CDS encoding PP2C family protein-serine/threonine phosphatase, with the protein MPVPVPRQRIDSLPAPGTATDLTLLVVEDDPAGALAVPEMLDATGTRLRIRTARNLTEAERLLTDDVHCVLVDLALPVPRTADDDPLAPLRHILRLAPRHAVLALTTSADAELAAEAVRVGAQDHLFREELDGRLLSRAIRYAVERKRADVVQVKLAESRLRAQENARLERGLLPTPLLEGSDLRFAARYRPGRSRALLGGDFYDTVRTPDGTVHAMIGDVCGHGPDEAALGVELRIAWRALTFAGLCGDELLSTMQQVLEHERESEEIFATLCTVDIAPDGRRAGLCLAGHPAPLIARHGSMARLLPYEDGGPALGLLPRARWPRRQVELGASWSLLMYTDGLIEGRSAGPGSPRLGQDGMVEMINRQLAAGLRGEELLAAAVTEVRTLNGGELTDDVAVLALERDRPRG; encoded by the coding sequence ATGCCCGTACCCGTACCGCGGCAGAGAATCGATTCTCTCCCGGCACCAGGCACCGCCACCGATCTCACGCTGCTGGTCGTCGAGGACGACCCGGCGGGCGCCCTCGCCGTACCCGAAATGCTCGACGCGACCGGCACCCGGCTGCGGATCCGGACCGCCCGCAACCTCACCGAGGCCGAGCGGCTCCTCACCGACGACGTGCACTGCGTGCTCGTCGACCTCGCGCTGCCCGTACCGCGCACGGCCGACGACGACCCGCTCGCGCCGCTCCGGCACATCCTGCGGCTCGCCCCGCGGCACGCCGTCCTCGCCCTCACCACGTCCGCGGACGCCGAGCTCGCGGCCGAGGCGGTACGGGTCGGGGCCCAGGACCACCTCTTCCGCGAGGAGCTGGACGGCCGGCTGCTGAGCCGCGCCATCCGCTACGCCGTCGAGCGCAAGCGCGCCGACGTCGTGCAGGTGAAGCTGGCCGAGTCGCGGCTGCGCGCCCAGGAGAACGCCCGCCTGGAGCGCGGCCTGCTGCCGACGCCGCTTCTGGAGGGCTCCGACCTGCGCTTCGCCGCGCGCTACCGGCCCGGCAGGTCCCGGGCGCTGCTCGGCGGCGACTTCTACGACACCGTGCGGACGCCCGACGGGACCGTCCACGCGATGATCGGCGACGTCTGCGGGCACGGCCCCGACGAGGCGGCGCTGGGCGTGGAGCTGCGGATCGCCTGGCGGGCGCTGACCTTCGCCGGGCTGTGCGGGGACGAGCTGCTCTCCACGATGCAGCAGGTCCTGGAGCACGAGCGGGAGAGCGAGGAGATCTTCGCGACCCTGTGCACCGTCGACATCGCGCCCGACGGGCGCCGGGCCGGCCTGTGCCTGGCCGGCCACCCCGCGCCGCTGATCGCCCGGCACGGGAGCATGGCGCGGCTGCTGCCGTACGAGGACGGCGGCCCGGCCCTCGGCCTGCTGCCGCGCGCCCGCTGGCCCCGCCGGCAGGTGGAGCTGGGCGCCTCGTGGAGCCTGCTCATGTACACCGACGGGCTGATCGAGGGCCGCTCGGCGGGGCCCGGTTCGCCGCGGCTCGGCCAGGACGGGATGGTCGAGATGATCAACCGGCAGCTCGCGGCGGGCCTGCGGGGCGAGGAACTGCTGGCCGCGGCGGTCACGGAGGTGCGCACCCTGAACGGCGGCGAGCTCACGGACGACGTGGCCGTCCTGGCCCTGGAACGGGACAGGCCCCGGGGCTGA
- a CDS encoding GNAT family N-acetyltransferase, protein MSLEVRAIDESEFAQWLRTLRVGFLRTPVVADGEVVDRLPHTDLSRTFGAFDRGRMVATFQSFDQELSTVGGANLAADAVSGVTVSPTHRRRGLLSRMMKDDLAAAKERGDACATLIAAEYPIYGRFGFGPASWTTEWSVDVTRAGFDLHRPGSDGDDGGRIDLTDGAEIRAEGPALHRRMATGRAGITARRPRNWDVGTGNSFHHRPWTEPFYAMYRSGAGEVEGYVAYTADDKWTDGNQPVQTATVRDLVAVTPAAERALWRYVCSIDWITSVRSGSRAPDALLPLLLPDPRAARVVTHTDMLWLRILDVPKVLEPRTYAAEGTLVLDVRDAAGLAGGRYRLDTSPEPGGSSCVPTDAAPDLVLDVAELARLALGDESVLRLAALGRVEEAAAGAAVRADLLLRAARRAWTMDIF, encoded by the coding sequence ATGAGCCTTGAGGTGCGCGCGATCGACGAGTCCGAGTTCGCCCAGTGGCTGCGGACCCTCCGCGTGGGTTTCCTGCGGACACCCGTCGTCGCGGACGGCGAGGTCGTGGACCGGCTTCCGCACACCGACCTCTCCCGCACCTTCGGCGCCTTCGACCGGGGCCGGATGGTCGCCACCTTCCAGTCCTTCGACCAGGAACTGAGCACGGTCGGCGGGGCGAACCTGGCGGCGGACGCCGTCAGCGGCGTCACCGTCTCCCCGACCCACCGCAGGCGCGGGCTGCTCAGCCGCATGATGAAGGACGACCTGGCGGCGGCGAAGGAGCGCGGCGACGCGTGCGCGACGCTGATCGCCGCCGAGTACCCGATCTACGGGCGGTTCGGCTTCGGCCCGGCCTCCTGGACGACCGAGTGGTCCGTCGACGTGACCCGGGCCGGGTTCGACCTCCACCGGCCCGGCTCCGACGGCGACGACGGCGGGCGGATCGACCTGACCGACGGCGCCGAGATCCGCGCGGAGGGCCCCGCCCTGCACCGCCGGATGGCGACGGGGCGCGCCGGCATCACCGCGCGCAGGCCCCGGAACTGGGACGTCGGCACCGGCAACTCCTTCCACCACAGGCCGTGGACCGAGCCGTTCTACGCGATGTACCGCTCGGGGGCGGGCGAGGTCGAGGGGTACGTGGCGTACACCGCCGACGACAAGTGGACCGACGGCAACCAGCCGGTGCAGACGGCGACCGTGCGCGATCTGGTCGCGGTCACCCCGGCCGCCGAGCGGGCGCTGTGGCGGTACGTGTGCTCGATCGACTGGATCACCTCCGTGCGGTCCGGCAGCCGCGCCCCCGACGCCCTGCTGCCGCTGCTGCTGCCGGATCCGCGCGCGGCGCGGGTGGTGACGCACACCGACATGCTGTGGCTGCGGATCCTGGACGTGCCGAAGGTGCTGGAGCCGCGCACGTACGCGGCCGAGGGCACCCTCGTCCTCGACGTGCGGGACGCGGCGGGCCTCGCGGGCGGGCGCTACCGGCTCGACACCTCGCCGGAGCCGGGCGGCTCCTCCTGCGTGCCGACCGACGCCGCGCCGGACCTGGTCCTGGACGTGGCGGAGCTCGCCCGGCTGGCGCTCGGCGACGAGTCGGTGCTGCGGCTCGCGGCGCTCGGCCGGGTCGAGGAGGCCGCGGCGGGGGCGGCGGTCCGGGCGGACCTGCTGCTGCGGGCCGCGCGGCGGGCGTGGACGATGGACATCTTCTGA
- a CDS encoding DUF2516 family protein, which translates to MLRDGFDSILWLVVGLVFIGFAVAALVFAAMAREDAYRAAEKQTKKFWLILLGINLVVNLLLQMLFLQIAGLIAAIVFMVDVRPALRAVSGGGGGRRGGGSSSDGPYGPYNGGR; encoded by the coding sequence ATGTTGCGCGACGGATTCGACTCGATTCTGTGGCTGGTGGTCGGGCTGGTCTTCATCGGCTTCGCCGTCGCCGCCCTCGTGTTCGCCGCCATGGCGCGCGAGGACGCCTACCGCGCGGCGGAGAAGCAGACCAAGAAGTTCTGGCTGATCCTGCTGGGCATCAACCTCGTCGTGAACCTGCTGCTGCAGATGCTGTTCCTCCAGATCGCCGGGCTCATCGCCGCCATCGTCTTCATGGTCGACGTGCGCCCCGCGCTCCGCGCGGTCTCCGGCGGCGGCGGTGGCCGGCGCGGCGGCGGCTCCAGCAGCGACGGGCCGTACGGGCCGTACAACGGCGGGCGCTGA
- a CDS encoding TetR/AcrR family transcriptional regulator → MGERWRGCVSGLRERKKERTRQTLSDIAVALFLEKGFDAVSVAEIAAAAEVSKPTLFRYFPAKEDLVLHRFADHEDEPARVVAAAREAGTAPLDALRDHVLAGLERRDPVTGLNDDPRVLAFLRLLYGTPALVARMHAYQGRSEELLAGALGGDDPLAARLAAAQVVAVLRVLAEENVRRITAGERVEEVLPAAVAATRLAFGRLGAGLPY, encoded by the coding sequence GTGGGTGAGAGGTGGCGGGGCTGCGTGAGTGGGCTGCGTGAGCGGAAGAAGGAGCGGACGCGGCAGACGCTCTCGGACATCGCCGTCGCGCTCTTCCTGGAGAAGGGCTTCGACGCGGTGTCCGTCGCCGAGATCGCCGCGGCGGCCGAGGTCTCCAAGCCGACGCTCTTCCGCTACTTCCCGGCCAAGGAGGACCTGGTCCTGCACCGGTTCGCGGACCACGAGGACGAGCCGGCCCGGGTCGTCGCCGCCGCCCGCGAGGCGGGTACGGCGCCGCTCGACGCGCTGCGCGACCACGTCCTGGCGGGCCTGGAGCGGCGCGATCCGGTGACGGGTCTCAACGACGACCCGCGGGTCCTGGCCTTCCTGCGCCTGCTGTACGGCACGCCGGCGCTGGTGGCCCGGATGCACGCGTACCAGGGGCGCTCGGAGGAGCTGCTGGCCGGCGCGCTGGGCGGGGACGACCCGCTGGCGGCGCGGCTGGCGGCGGCGCAGGTGGTGGCGGTGCTGCGGGTGCTCGCGGAGGAGAACGTACGGCGGATCACGGCGGGGGAGCGGGTAGAGGAGGTGCTGCCGGCGGCGGTGGCGGCGACGCGGCTGGCGTTCGGGAGGCTGGGGGCGGGGCTGCCGTACTGA
- a CDS encoding HelD family protein, whose amino-acid sequence MKPLDRELLNERGHHETCRAALARMTEDVEEQVVTGEDTAASGADAEALGYHLRSRAKVFREQPPGPLFFGRLDREDGQVHHIGRRRVAEHPAAPPLVVDWRAPVSRAYYQAGPQDPQGVVRRRRFGWAPNSRGASEDLTALEDERLTDGESGTGAILTGEIERPRVGPMRDIAATLQPEQDDLVRSGPGESVCVQGAPGTGKTAVGLHRAAYLLYSHPQRLKRSGLLVLGPNRTFLSYISEVLPALGETGVRQSTVGEELARHEVRAEDGEAAARVKHDARMAEVLRGALYARVDPAAAGELAVPDGSYHWRLPAAEIAAIVTAVREETPPYATGRERVRARIVRALQLRAERRAGVLGAAWTRRMERARPVTAVLDACWPKVTPEEVLAAFLTDPAADPADRVGPADPADRVPRPLLTEEERDAVRWAKPPRSYRSARWSAADLVLLDELAGLIERTEGYAHIVVDEAQDLSPMECRAVGRRADFGSLTVLGDLAQGTTPWAARDWREQLAHLGKPDAEVVPLTTGYRVPAAVVELANRLLPALDTDVPPGRSLRAGGTVAVRRVADLGEGVAEAVRLALREEGSVGVIAPDELVGALREYGTGAGAWSGDRVSLVPATLAKGLEYDHVVVAEPAAIVAAEPRGLHRLYVVLTRAVSRLDLVHREPLPEPLGRGGR is encoded by the coding sequence ATGAAGCCGCTCGACCGTGAACTCCTGAACGAACGCGGCCACCACGAGACCTGCCGCGCCGCCCTCGCCCGGATGACCGAGGACGTCGAGGAACAGGTCGTCACCGGTGAGGACACCGCCGCCTCCGGCGCCGACGCCGAAGCCCTCGGCTACCACCTGCGCAGCCGCGCCAAGGTCTTCCGCGAGCAGCCGCCCGGCCCGCTCTTCTTCGGCCGCCTCGACCGCGAGGACGGCCAGGTGCACCACATCGGCCGGCGCCGCGTCGCCGAGCACCCGGCCGCCCCGCCGCTCGTCGTCGACTGGCGGGCGCCCGTCTCCCGCGCCTACTACCAGGCCGGGCCCCAGGACCCGCAGGGCGTCGTCCGGCGGCGCCGGTTCGGCTGGGCGCCGAACAGCAGGGGCGCCTCCGAGGACCTGACCGCCCTGGAGGACGAGCGGCTGACCGACGGCGAGTCCGGGACCGGCGCGATCCTCACCGGCGAGATCGAACGCCCCCGCGTCGGCCCCATGCGGGACATCGCCGCCACCCTCCAGCCCGAGCAGGACGACCTCGTACGCTCCGGCCCCGGCGAATCGGTCTGCGTGCAGGGCGCCCCCGGCACCGGCAAGACCGCCGTCGGCCTGCACCGCGCCGCCTACCTCCTCTACAGCCACCCGCAGCGCCTCAAGCGCTCCGGACTCCTCGTCCTCGGCCCCAACCGCACCTTCCTCTCCTACATCTCCGAGGTGCTGCCCGCGCTCGGCGAGACCGGGGTGCGCCAGTCCACCGTCGGGGAGGAGCTCGCGCGCCACGAGGTCCGCGCCGAGGACGGCGAGGCCGCGGCCCGGGTCAAGCACGACGCCCGCATGGCCGAGGTGCTGCGCGGGGCGCTGTACGCGCGGGTCGACCCGGCCGCCGCCGGAGAGCTCGCCGTGCCGGACGGCTCGTACCACTGGCGGCTGCCGGCCGCCGAGATCGCCGCGATCGTGACGGCGGTACGGGAGGAGACCCCGCCCTACGCCACGGGCCGCGAACGGGTCCGCGCCCGCATCGTCCGGGCCCTCCAGCTGCGGGCGGAACGCCGGGCCGGGGTGCTCGGGGCCGCCTGGACCCGCCGGATGGAGCGGGCCCGGCCGGTGACGGCGGTCCTCGACGCGTGCTGGCCGAAGGTGACGCCGGAGGAGGTCCTGGCGGCGTTCCTCACGGACCCGGCCGCGGATCCCGCCGATCGCGTCGGTCCCGCTGACCCTGCCGATCGCGTACCTCGTCCGCTGCTCACGGAGGAGGAGCGGGACGCGGTCCGCTGGGCGAAGCCCCCGCGCTCGTACCGCAGCGCCCGCTGGAGCGCCGCCGACCTCGTCCTCCTCGACGAGCTGGCCGGACTGATCGAGCGGACCGAGGGGTACGCGCACATCGTCGTCGACGAGGCGCAGGACCTCTCGCCCATGGAGTGCCGGGCCGTCGGGCGCCGTGCGGACTTCGGCTCCCTGACCGTCCTCGGCGACCTGGCCCAGGGCACCACGCCGTGGGCGGCGCGCGACTGGCGCGAGCAACTGGCCCACCTGGGCAAGCCCGACGCCGAGGTGGTGCCGCTCACCACCGGCTACCGCGTCCCGGCGGCCGTCGTCGAGCTCGCCAACCGGCTCCTGCCGGCCCTGGACACGGACGTCCCGCCGGGGCGCTCGCTGCGCGCGGGCGGCACGGTGGCGGTCCGCCGGGTGGCCGATCTCGGGGAGGGGGTGGCCGAGGCCGTCCGGCTGGCGCTGAGGGAGGAGGGTTCGGTGGGGGTCATCGCGCCGGACGAACTGGTGGGGGCCTTGCGGGAGTACGGGACCGGGGCGGGGGCCTGGTCCGGGGACCGGGTCTCCCTCGTCCCCGCCACCCTCGCCAAGGGCCTTGAGTACGACCACGTCGTCGTCGCCGAGCCCGCCGCGATCGTGGCGGCCGAACCGCGGGGGCTGCACCGGCTGTACGTGGTCCTCACGCGGGCGGTGTCGCGGCTGGACCTGGTGCACCGGGAGCCGCTGCCGGAGCCTTTGGGCCGTGGCGGGCGGTGA
- a CDS encoding class I SAM-dependent methyltransferase — MAPRTTRPVGTITRGTTNPNRLRRQDRWIAAVHGPALRRSVTPPVAVDLGYGAAPWTPVELLDRLRTADPRATVVGVEIEPARVAAAKPYEREGLAFRHGGFEVPVAGEVALIRAANVLRQYDEAEVAAVWERLCARLGPEGLLVEGTCDEIGRRHVWVALGRGGPRTVTFATRLGSLDRPSDLAERLPKALIHRNVPGEPVHAFLRDFDRAWAAAAPYASLGARQRWIRSVRDLAADWPLTDGPRRWRQGEVTVRWEALAPRG; from the coding sequence ATGGCCCCCCGCACCACCCGCCCCGTCGGCACGATCACCCGCGGGACCACCAACCCCAACCGTCTGCGCCGCCAGGACCGCTGGATCGCCGCCGTGCACGGACCGGCCCTGCGCCGCTCCGTCACGCCCCCCGTCGCCGTCGACCTCGGCTACGGCGCCGCGCCGTGGACGCCCGTCGAGCTGTTGGACCGGCTGCGCACCGCCGACCCCCGGGCCACCGTCGTCGGGGTCGAGATCGAGCCGGCCCGGGTCGCCGCCGCGAAGCCGTACGAGCGGGAGGGGCTCGCCTTCCGGCACGGCGGCTTCGAGGTGCCGGTGGCCGGCGAGGTGGCCCTGATCCGGGCCGCGAACGTGCTGCGCCAGTACGACGAGGCCGAGGTCGCGGCGGTCTGGGAGCGCCTGTGCGCGCGGCTCGGGCCGGAGGGGCTGCTGGTGGAGGGGACCTGCGACGAGATCGGGCGGCGGCACGTGTGGGTGGCGCTCGGCCGGGGCGGGCCGCGGACGGTGACCTTCGCCACCCGGCTCGGTTCGCTGGACCGGCCCTCCGACCTGGCGGAGCGGCTGCCGAAGGCGCTGATCCACCGGAACGTGCCGGGCGAGCCGGTGCACGCCTTCCTGCGGGACTTCGACCGGGCGTGGGCGGCGGCCGCCCCGTACGCCTCGCTCGGGGCCCGGCAGCGCTGGATCCGCTCGGTCCGCGACCTGGCGGCGGACTGGCCGCTGACGGACGGTCCGCGCCGGTGGCGGCAGGGCGAGGTGACGGTGCGGTGGGAGGCGCTGGCGCCGCGCGGCTGA
- a CDS encoding helix-turn-helix domain-containing protein: MASLNVGNLGEYLREQRRTAQLSLRQLAEAAGVSNPYLSQIERGLRKPSAEVLQQVAKALRISAETLYVRAGILDEKERDELETRAVILADPSINERQKQVLLQIYDSFRKENAAEAAQAAEQQAQQPPQPTET; encoded by the coding sequence ATGGCATCGCTCAACGTCGGCAATCTTGGTGAGTACCTCCGTGAACAGCGGCGCACCGCGCAGCTGTCGCTGCGGCAGCTCGCCGAGGCCGCGGGCGTGTCGAATCCGTATCTGAGTCAGATCGAGCGAGGGCTGCGCAAGCCCAGCGCCGAGGTGCTGCAGCAGGTCGCCAAGGCGCTGCGGATCTCCGCCGAGACGCTGTACGTGCGGGCCGGGATCCTCGACGAGAAGGAGCGGGACGAGCTGGAGACGCGCGCCGTCATCCTGGCCGATCCCTCGATCAACGAGCGGCAGAAGCAGGTGCTGCTGCAGATCTACGACTCCTTCCGCAAGGAGAACGCCGCCGAGGCCGCGCAGGCAGCCGAGCAGCAGGCGCAGCAGCCGCCGCAGCCCACCGAGACGTAA
- a CDS encoding MFS transporter — MPTSRWTALGVLATSMLMTILDGSIVTVAMPAIQDDLGFSPAGLSWIVNAYLIAFGALLLLAGRLGDLLGRKRMFLAGTALFTAASVLAGFAASPGVLIAARFLQGVGSAMASAVSLGILVTLFTAPRERAKAFAVFSFTGAAGASIGQVLGGVLTDALAWNWIFFINLPIGLAALLTALPALPADRPAATRGRADLLGALLVTSGLMTGIYAVVKIEEYGAGSAHTLGLGALALALLAGFLVRQATAADPLMPLRVLRSRSVAGANLVQMLMVAALFSFQVLVALHMQKVLGYSAAGTGLGMLPAAVVIGTVSLGLSARLIARFGERNILLTGIVLLIGMLVLLARLPVHASYPVDLLPVMLLGAGFGLAMPALTALGMSGAKEADAGLASGLFNTTQQIGMALGIAVLSTLAAARTESLTAAGRPTAEALTGGYHLAFTVGAGLLVAAFGLALALLRTPGSARKELTMAA; from the coding sequence ATGCCCACCTCACGCTGGACCGCCCTCGGCGTCCTCGCCACGAGCATGCTGATGACGATCCTCGACGGCAGCATCGTCACCGTCGCCATGCCCGCCATCCAGGACGACCTCGGCTTCTCCCCCGCCGGCCTCAGCTGGATCGTCAACGCCTACCTCATCGCCTTCGGCGCCCTGCTCCTCCTCGCCGGACGCCTCGGCGACCTGCTCGGCCGCAAGCGCATGTTCCTCGCCGGCACCGCGCTCTTCACCGCCGCCTCCGTGCTCGCCGGCTTCGCCGCCTCCCCCGGCGTCCTGATCGCCGCCCGCTTCCTCCAGGGCGTCGGCAGCGCGATGGCCTCCGCCGTCAGCCTCGGCATCCTCGTCACCCTCTTCACCGCACCCCGCGAACGCGCCAAGGCCTTCGCCGTGTTCAGCTTCACCGGCGCGGCCGGCGCCTCCATCGGCCAGGTCCTCGGCGGCGTCCTCACCGACGCCCTCGCCTGGAACTGGATCTTCTTCATCAACCTCCCGATCGGCCTCGCCGCCCTCCTCACCGCCCTCCCCGCCCTGCCCGCCGACCGCCCCGCCGCCACCCGCGGCCGCGCCGACCTCCTCGGCGCCCTCCTCGTCACCTCCGGCCTCATGACCGGCATCTACGCGGTCGTGAAGATCGAGGAATACGGGGCCGGCTCCGCCCACACCCTCGGCCTCGGCGCCCTCGCCCTCGCCCTCCTCGCCGGCTTCCTCGTGCGCCAGGCCACCGCCGCCGACCCCCTGATGCCGCTGCGCGTCCTGCGCTCCCGCAGCGTCGCCGGCGCCAACCTCGTCCAGATGCTGATGGTCGCCGCCCTCTTCTCCTTCCAGGTCCTGGTCGCGCTCCACATGCAGAAGGTCCTCGGCTACAGCGCCGCCGGGACCGGCCTCGGCATGCTGCCCGCCGCCGTCGTCATCGGCACCGTCTCCCTCGGCCTCTCGGCCCGCCTCATCGCCCGCTTCGGCGAGCGGAACATCCTGCTCACCGGCATCGTCCTGCTCATCGGCATGCTCGTCCTCCTCGCCCGCCTCCCGGTCCACGCCTCGTACCCCGTCGACCTGCTGCCCGTGATGCTCCTCGGCGCCGGGTTCGGGCTCGCGATGCCCGCGCTGACGGCGCTCGGCATGTCCGGCGCCAAGGAGGCCGACGCCGGCCTCGCCTCCGGCCTCTTCAACACCACCCAGCAGATCGGCATGGCCCTCGGCATCGCCGTCCTCTCCACCCTCGCCGCCGCCCGCACCGAGTCCCTCACCGCCGCGGGCCGCCCCACCGCCGAAGCCCTCACCGGCGGCTACCACCTCGCCTTCACCGTCGGCGCGGGACTGCTCGTCGCCGCCTTCGGTCTCGCCCTCGCCCTGCTCCGCACGCCCGGGTCCGCCCGGAAGGAGCTGACCATGGCGGCGTGA
- a CDS encoding C40 family peptidase, translated as MNRRRHAITTITVVCALTVLASPALTLQAAAAPAPPAQPKKTLEEVRKEIDGLYRQAASATDAYNLAEEKADEQSDEIVKLARMIVAGNEKIDDLKARAGAAARAQYRNGGLPDGAQFVLTDDPQLFLDTAGRLKEGQKATRDLLGEMTRTQGELTTYAKDASVNWTKLEANRIKQAKAKKEINDKIAAAKKLESDLAAEERERLLRLEQQEQYRAQTAWVGTGVLKGLSDATTPEGKRAVEFATAQIGKPYVWGAEGPRSYDCSGLTQSAWGSAGRPIPRTSQEQWRLLPRVDIKDMRPGDLIVYFKDASHIGMYVGNGAIVHAPRPGRNVTIAGAGSMEILGVVRP; from the coding sequence GTGAACCGACGCCGCCACGCCATCACCACGATCACCGTGGTCTGCGCCCTGACGGTGCTGGCCTCACCCGCCCTCACCCTGCAGGCCGCCGCCGCCCCGGCCCCGCCGGCGCAGCCGAAGAAGACCCTCGAAGAGGTCCGCAAGGAGATCGACGGCCTCTACCGCCAGGCCGCCTCCGCCACCGACGCCTACAACCTGGCCGAGGAGAAGGCGGACGAGCAGTCCGACGAGATCGTGAAGCTGGCCCGCATGATCGTGGCCGGCAACGAGAAGATCGACGACCTCAAGGCGAGGGCGGGCGCCGCGGCCCGCGCCCAGTACCGCAACGGCGGGCTCCCGGACGGCGCGCAGTTCGTGCTGACCGACGACCCCCAGCTCTTCCTCGACACCGCGGGCCGCCTCAAGGAGGGCCAGAAGGCCACCCGGGACCTGCTCGGCGAGATGACCCGGACGCAGGGCGAACTCACCACGTACGCCAAGGACGCCAGCGTCAACTGGACCAAGCTGGAAGCCAACCGGATCAAGCAGGCCAAGGCGAAGAAGGAGATCAACGACAAGATCGCCGCCGCCAAGAAGCTGGAGTCCGACCTCGCCGCCGAGGAGCGGGAGCGGCTGCTGCGCCTGGAGCAGCAGGAGCAGTACCGGGCACAGACCGCCTGGGTCGGCACCGGCGTCCTCAAGGGCCTGAGCGACGCGACGACGCCGGAGGGCAAGCGGGCGGTGGAGTTCGCGACGGCCCAGATCGGCAAGCCGTACGTGTGGGGGGCCGAGGGCCCGCGCTCGTACGACTGCTCGGGGCTCACCCAGAGCGCCTGGGGCAGCGCGGGCCGCCCGATCCCGCGCACCTCGCAGGAGCAGTGGCGACTGCTGCCGCGCGTCGACATCAAGGACATGCGGCCCGGCGACCTGATCGTCTACTTCAAGGACGCGAGCCACATCGGCATGTACGTCGGGAACGGGGCGATCGTCCACGCGCCGCGCCCCGGGCGGAACGTGACGATCGCGGGGGCCGGCTCGATGGAGATCCTGGGCGTGGTCCGCCCGTAG
- a CDS encoding MarR family winged helix-turn-helix transcriptional regulator — MTSMAPARTEPDLSYLLDHTSHVLRTRMAARLGEIGLTARMHCVLVHALEEERTQAQLAEIGDMDKTTMVVTVDALEKAGLAERHPSSTDRRARVIAVTEKGARVARESQRIVDSVHEDALASLPAQAREALLHALGLLAAGHLETPTEGPHAARRARQAT; from the coding sequence ATGACCTCCATGGCGCCCGCCCGCACCGAGCCGGACCTCTCCTACCTCCTGGACCACACCAGTCATGTCCTGCGCACGCGGATGGCCGCGCGGCTCGGCGAGATCGGGCTGACCGCGCGCATGCACTGCGTGCTGGTCCACGCGCTGGAGGAGGAGCGCACGCAGGCGCAGCTCGCCGAGATCGGCGACATGGACAAGACGACGATGGTGGTCACCGTCGACGCCCTGGAGAAGGCCGGCCTCGCCGAACGCCATCCGTCCAGCACGGACCGGCGCGCCCGCGTCATCGCGGTCACCGAGAAGGGTGCGCGGGTCGCCCGCGAGAGCCAGCGCATCGTCGACTCGGTCCACGAGGACGCCCTGGCCTCCCTCCCCGCCCAGGCCCGCGAAGCCCTCCTTCACGCCCTCGGCCTCCTGGCCGCCGGCCACCTGGAGACCCCGACCGAGGGCCCGCACGCCGCGCGGCGTGCGCGGCAGGCGACGTGA